A window of Thermococcus sp. contains these coding sequences:
- a CDS encoding DUF2103 domain-containing protein, giving the protein MPRHFRKGVKREHHFLKGLEKPLEEIAQLPGVKKVIPGRIYASDSRGFEIKVTRETQTGLKLVAKSDGSVQEVFLVVD; this is encoded by the coding sequence ATGCCCAGGCACTTTCGAAAAGGCGTCAAGAGGGAACATCACTTCCTTAAGGGACTTGAAAAACCGCTTGAGGAGATAGCCCAGCTTCCCGGGGTTAAAAAGGTAATCCCGGGAAGGATTTACGCGAGCGATTCGAGGGGCTTCGAGATTAAGGTAACGCGGGAAACTCAAACCGGCTTAAAGCTCGTCGCCAAGAGCGACGGTTCCGTTCAGGAGGTCTTTCTCGTCGTTGACAA